A stretch of the Peromyscus leucopus breed LL Stock chromosome 10, UCI_PerLeu_2.1, whole genome shotgun sequence genome encodes the following:
- the Spp1 gene encoding osteopontin isoform X1 yields the protein MRFAVVCFCLFGIASSLPVKVADSGSSEKKLLYSKHSDAVATWLEPDPSQKQNLLAPQNVVSSEETDALKQDTLPSNSNESHDHMDDDDDDDDRDHADSQDSVDSDESDEDDHPDDSHHSDESDESFDTTTQTEVFTPAVPTVDIPDGRGDSLAYGLRSKSRKFHISDDQYPDATDEDFTSHMKSKELDDALKVIPVAHHLNVPSGKTSQESSQMDEPSVETHSHEQSQEDKQKASHESTELSDVIDSKESSKASQEHQSHEFHSQEDKLVPVSKSKEGTNNLKIYISHEIESSSSEVN from the exons ATGAGATTTGCAGTGGTTTGCTTTTGCCTCTTCGGCATTGCCTCCTCTCTCCCG GTGAAAGTGGCTGATTCCGGCAGCTCCGAAAAGAAGCTG ctttacAGCAAACACTCAGATGCTGTAGCCACATGGCTGGAGCCCGACCCATCTCAGAAGCAAAACCTCCTAGCCCCGCAG AATGTCGTGTCCTCTGAAGAAACGGATGCCTTGAAACAAGAC ACTCTCCCAAGCAACTCCAATGAAAGCCATGACCACAtggatgacgatgatgatgatgatgacagagaCCATGCAGACAGCCAGGATTCTGTGGACTCTGATGAATCTGATGAAGATGACCATCCTGATGATTCTCACCATTCTGATGAGTCCGATGAGTCCTTTGACACTACCACACAAACAGAAGTTTTCACTCCAGCTGTCCCTACAGTAGACATCCCTGATGGCCGAGGTGACAGTTTGGCTTATGGACTGCGGTCAAAGTCCAGGAAGTTCCACATTTCTGATGACCAG TATCCTGATGCTACAGATGAGGACTTCACCTCCCACATGAAGAGCAAGGAGCTGGACGATGCTCTCAAGGTCATCCCTGTTGCCCACCATCTGAACGTGCCATCTGGCAAGACCAGTCAGGAATCAAGTCAGATGGATGAACCAAGTGTGGAAACCCACAGCCATGAGCAATCCCAGGAGGATAAACAGAAGGCTAGTCATGAAAGCACTGAGCTGTCTGATGTGATTGACAGCAAGGAAAGTTCCAAAGCCAGCCAGGAACATCAGAGCCATGAGTTCCATAGCCAGGAAGACAAGCTAGTTCCAGTCTCTAAGAGTAAGGAAGGCACTAACAACCTGAAAATTTACATTTCTCATGAAATAGAGAGTTCATCTTCTGAGGTTAATTAA
- the Spp1 gene encoding osteopontin isoform X2: MRFAVVCFCLFGIASSLPVKVADSGSSEKKLNVVSSEETDALKQDTLPSNSNESHDHMDDDDDDDDRDHADSQDSVDSDESDEDDHPDDSHHSDESDESFDTTTQTEVFTPAVPTVDIPDGRGDSLAYGLRSKSRKFHISDDQYPDATDEDFTSHMKSKELDDALKVIPVAHHLNVPSGKTSQESSQMDEPSVETHSHEQSQEDKQKASHESTELSDVIDSKESSKASQEHQSHEFHSQEDKLVPVSKSKEGTNNLKIYISHEIESSSSEVN; the protein is encoded by the exons ATGAGATTTGCAGTGGTTTGCTTTTGCCTCTTCGGCATTGCCTCCTCTCTCCCG GTGAAAGTGGCTGATTCCGGCAGCTCCGAAAAGAAGCTG AATGTCGTGTCCTCTGAAGAAACGGATGCCTTGAAACAAGAC ACTCTCCCAAGCAACTCCAATGAAAGCCATGACCACAtggatgacgatgatgatgatgatgacagagaCCATGCAGACAGCCAGGATTCTGTGGACTCTGATGAATCTGATGAAGATGACCATCCTGATGATTCTCACCATTCTGATGAGTCCGATGAGTCCTTTGACACTACCACACAAACAGAAGTTTTCACTCCAGCTGTCCCTACAGTAGACATCCCTGATGGCCGAGGTGACAGTTTGGCTTATGGACTGCGGTCAAAGTCCAGGAAGTTCCACATTTCTGATGACCAG TATCCTGATGCTACAGATGAGGACTTCACCTCCCACATGAAGAGCAAGGAGCTGGACGATGCTCTCAAGGTCATCCCTGTTGCCCACCATCTGAACGTGCCATCTGGCAAGACCAGTCAGGAATCAAGTCAGATGGATGAACCAAGTGTGGAAACCCACAGCCATGAGCAATCCCAGGAGGATAAACAGAAGGCTAGTCATGAAAGCACTGAGCTGTCTGATGTGATTGACAGCAAGGAAAGTTCCAAAGCCAGCCAGGAACATCAGAGCCATGAGTTCCATAGCCAGGAAGACAAGCTAGTTCCAGTCTCTAAGAGTAAGGAAGGCACTAACAACCTGAAAATTTACATTTCTCATGAAATAGAGAGTTCATCTTCTGAGGTTAATTAA